In a genomic window of Chloroflexota bacterium:
- a CDS encoding chloramphenicol acetyltransferase, producing MRYLDLENWPRRQHFEMFNTFDYPHFNLTANVDITSLVALAKQTDAPFTVVVVHALARAANEIEEFRYRIRGEKVVVHEIVHPSFTILNDAELFSFCTVEYAPEFGEFHARAIERIAAVKLNPILEDGPGQDDLLFMTGIPWVSFTSMMHPIHMSPADSVPRIAWGKFFDDGGRKKMPVSVQAHHALMDGLHMGRYFMRLQELLDEM from the coding sequence ATGCGCTATCTTGACCTGGAAAACTGGCCGCGTCGGCAACATTTTGAAATGTTCAATACTTTTGATTATCCTCATTTCAATCTGACGGCAAATGTCGATATAACTTCGCTGGTTGCATTGGCGAAGCAGACAGATGCCCCATTCACTGTGGTCGTCGTTCACGCCCTCGCCCGCGCCGCCAATGAAATCGAAGAGTTCCGCTATCGCATCCGCGGCGAAAAAGTGGTTGTGCATGAAATTGTACACCCTTCGTTTACGATTTTGAATGATGCCGAATTATTTAGTTTCTGCACGGTGGAATATGCCCCCGAGTTTGGGGAGTTTCACGCGCGGGCCATTGAGCGGATTGCCGCGGTGAAGTTAAACCCAATCCTCGAAGATGGACCGGGTCAAGATGACCTGCTCTTTATGACGGGCATTCCCTGGGTGTCGTTCACCAGTATGATGCACCCCATTCACATGTCTCCGGCGGATTCGGTGCCGCGCATTGCCTGGGGCAAGTTCTTCGATGATGGCGGGCGCAAAAAGATGCCCGTGTCCGTGCAGGCGCATCACGCCCTGATGGATGGCTTGCACATGGGGCGGTATTTCATGCGCCTGCAAGAATTGCTGGATGAAATGTAG